A window of Longimicrobiaceae bacterium genomic DNA:
GACGAGCGCGACCGACACCGCGTCGGCCGGGTCCGCGCGCTCGATCATTCCGGCGAAGAAGCGGTCGAGCGTGACCTCCTCCACGTGCGCCCCCGGCTTGCCCACCAGCGCCGCGAACCGCTCCGGCGACAGGTCGGCCGCGGTGGCGCTCGGGAAGGTGACGAAGTCGAACGGGTTATCGGCCTCGCTCATGTAGCGCAGGTCGCCCGCGGCCGCCACCAGGGGCGCCCGCACCGTGTCTGCGGCGGCGGCCGAAGCCTCGATGTTCACCGGCTCTCCCAATACGTCTCGATGCTGTCGGGCAGCTTGTCCAGGAAGTTGTAGCCGGTGGCCGCCTCGATCTTGTCCACCGTGGTCGTGTACGCCGTCCACGGCTGCGTGGAGATGCCGGTGATGTTGGGCATGTCCACCGCGATCACCTGCAGGCTGCTGGTGCTGGTCACGTTAGCCAGCCCCTGCCCGTACGGCATGATCACCACGATCTTGTAGTTGCGCGTGTTGATCGCCACCTTGCCGGCGTTGTTCAGCGTGCCGCGGCTGCCGTAGCCGCCGGAGATCACGTACATCTCCTTGTTGCTGATCTGCGCCTGGTCCTGAAGGTACTGCTCGAACTTGTACCACGGGCCGCCGTTCATGTCCTGGTACTGCGGGAGGATGTTCGTCATCTGGAACACCTCCTTGTTGTCCGCCACCGACCAGGTGCGCTCTTCGCTGCGGGTCATGTGCCCGCGGCTGTAGCCGCTGTTGGTGTAGTCGCTGGTGGTCACGCGGTAGCAGCCCGTGGGGAGCGACACGTCGGTGGTGAAGCTGCTGGAGCGGGCCGCGTCGCCGAAGTGCGTCTTGTTCAGGTTCCACGACACCCAGTTGGGGATGCCCTTGGCGCAGTTGTACGACAGGGCCTGCGTGCGGCGCGAGATGATGTAGTCGTCGGCCGAGCTCGCGTCCTTTGGCGTGCCGAACTCCAGGTGGTTGTGGTAGATGGCCGACGGGAACGTCGTGAGCCGGGGCTGGCTGGGATCCGTGCGTGGCGCGGTGGGGACCGTCCTGTCCCCCGAGCAGGAAGCTACGGCGAGGACGGCGAACGCGGTGAGGAGCACGCGAACGGAACGGCGGGGCAGCGCTTGGGACATGCAGGTCTCCGTGGAACGGGATCAGGTTGTCCAGCCCGGGCACGACATCTTACGACTCATTCGTACGTTTCGGATAGATGCGCCGTACCGGAACCGTCACGTGCGTCCACCTGCGCCATTTCGCGAGCCATCTCCCCGTGAACGTCAGGGCTGAGCGAAGCTTTTCGTCCCGCTGGTTAGATGCGGAGCGGCGGATGCCGGCGGGCGATTGGCGCCGTCGCGCAAACCGTGACGGCCACGTAAGTTGGGCGTACGGGAGATGGCACCTCTGGCGCTCGATGAACGGTGAGGCGGTGCAATGGAGGTCCATTTCGACGATGTGGAGGGAGCGCTGAAGACGGAGAACCGTGACCGCGGAGGTGGGATGCGAGAGAGGAGTGCGGTGATGGCGATGCTGGCGTCGGCCGCGCTGGCGGGGTGCGCGGGGCCGCGGATGCCCGGGCCCGCGGAAGCGCCGCTCCAGGCGATCGTGTCCGTGACC
This region includes:
- a CDS encoding nuclease A inhibitor family protein; protein product: MNIEASAAAADTVRAPLVAAAGDLRYMSEADNPFDFVTFPSATAADLSPERFAALVGKPGAHVEEVTLDRFFAGMIERADPADAVSVALVPRFQALKNTLRATLPDLRVFRVGEVTLECYVVGTAPGGGLAGLHTQALET
- a CDS encoding DNA/RNA non-specific endonuclease → MSQALPRRSVRVLLTAFAVLAVASCSGDRTVPTAPRTDPSQPRLTTFPSAIYHNHLEFGTPKDASSADDYIISRRTQALSYNCAKGIPNWVSWNLNKTHFGDAARSSSFTTDVSLPTGCYRVTTSDYTNSGYSRGHMTRSEERTWSVADNKEVFQMTNILPQYQDMNGGPWYKFEQYLQDQAQISNKEMYVISGGYGSRGTLNNAGKVAINTRNYKIVVIMPYGQGLANVTSTSSLQVIAVDMPNITGISTQPWTAYTTTVDKIEAATGYNFLDKLPDSIETYWESR